Proteins from one Arthrobacter sp. Soc17.1.1.1 genomic window:
- the purH gene encoding bifunctional phosphoribosylaminoimidazolecarboxamide formyltransferase/IMP cyclohydrolase — protein sequence MSPHLDRVPIRRALISVFDKTGLEELAQGLHRAGVSIVSTGSTAQRIAAAGVPVTEVSEVTGFQETLDGRVKTLHPKVHAGILADRRRQEHVDQLAELDIEAFDLVVVNLYPFVETVRSGADSDAVVEQIDIGGPAMVRSAAKNHPSVAVVVDPARYADVVAAAADGGFDLRARRRLAALAFAHTAAYDTAVASWTAEQFDTDDDDFSWPGYAGLALERSEVLRYGENPHQQAALYVEKGATPGIAQADQLHGKAMSYNNFVDADAALRAAFDFDEPAVAIIKHANPCGVAVGSADAEDPIADAHAKAHACDPVSAFGGVIAANREVAARMAETVKDIFTEVVIAPSFSAEAVEILSQKKNIRLLTLPEGYGRNPVEFRQVSGGVLMQVADTLDADGDDPSGWTLAAGERADDATLADLRFAWTACRAAKSNAILLARDGASVGVGMGQVNRVDSCRLAVERANTLADTERARGSVAASDAFFPFADGLQILLDAGVRAVVQPGGSVRDQEVVDAANAAGVTLYLTGARHFFH from the coding sequence ACTGATCTCGGTGTTCGACAAGACCGGCCTGGAGGAGCTGGCCCAGGGCCTGCACCGGGCGGGCGTCTCGATCGTCTCCACCGGCTCGACGGCGCAGCGCATCGCCGCCGCAGGCGTCCCCGTGACGGAGGTGTCCGAGGTAACCGGTTTCCAGGAGACCCTCGACGGGCGCGTGAAGACCCTCCACCCCAAGGTGCACGCTGGGATCCTCGCGGACCGCCGCCGCCAGGAGCACGTGGACCAGCTGGCCGAGCTCGACATCGAGGCCTTCGACCTCGTGGTCGTGAACCTCTACCCCTTCGTGGAGACGGTCCGCTCGGGTGCGGACTCCGACGCCGTCGTCGAACAGATCGACATCGGCGGCCCGGCCATGGTCCGCTCCGCGGCCAAGAACCACCCGTCGGTCGCCGTCGTCGTCGATCCGGCCCGGTACGCCGACGTGGTCGCCGCGGCGGCCGACGGCGGTTTCGACCTGAGGGCACGACGCCGGCTGGCCGCGCTCGCCTTCGCGCACACCGCCGCGTACGACACCGCCGTCGCGTCCTGGACGGCCGAGCAGTTCGACACCGACGACGACGACTTCTCCTGGCCCGGGTACGCGGGCCTCGCGCTGGAGCGCTCCGAGGTGCTCCGCTACGGCGAGAACCCGCACCAGCAGGCGGCGCTGTACGTGGAGAAGGGCGCGACGCCGGGGATCGCCCAGGCGGACCAGCTCCACGGCAAGGCCATGAGCTACAACAACTTCGTCGACGCCGACGCAGCCCTCCGCGCGGCCTTCGACTTCGACGAGCCCGCCGTCGCCATCATCAAGCACGCCAACCCCTGCGGCGTGGCCGTCGGTTCGGCCGACGCCGAGGACCCGATCGCGGACGCCCACGCCAAGGCGCACGCCTGCGACCCGGTGTCGGCCTTCGGCGGGGTCATCGCCGCGAATCGCGAGGTCGCGGCCCGCATGGCGGAGACCGTGAAGGACATCTTCACGGAGGTGGTGATCGCGCCGTCGTTCTCCGCCGAGGCCGTGGAGATCCTCTCGCAGAAGAAGAACATCCGGCTGCTGACCCTGCCCGAGGGCTACGGCCGCAACCCCGTGGAGTTCCGCCAGGTGTCCGGGGGAGTCCTCATGCAGGTCGCCGACACCCTCGACGCCGACGGCGACGACCCCTCGGGCTGGACGCTCGCCGCCGGGGAGCGCGCCGACGACGCCACGCTCGCCGACCTCCGGTTCGCCTGGACGGCCTGCCGGGCCGCGAAGTCCAACGCGATCCTGCTGGCCAGGGACGGCGCCTCCGTCGGTGTCGGGATGGGCCAGGTAAACCGCGTGGACTCCTGCCGCCTCGCCGTCGAGCGCGCCAACACGCTCGCCGACACCGAGCGGGCCCGCGGGTCCGTGGCGGCGTCGGACGCGTTCTTCCCCTTCGCCGACGGGCTCCAGATCCTGCTCGACGCCGGTGTCCGCGCCGTCGTCCAGCCCGGCGGGTCGGTGCGGGACCAGGAGGTCGTCGACGCCGCGAACGCTGCCGGCGTCACCCTGTACCTGACGGGCGCGCGCCACTTCTTCCACTGA
- a CDS encoding NADP-dependent isocitrate dehydrogenase — translation MAKIIYTHTDEAPMLATYSFLPIIEAFASTAGVEVEVRDISLSGRIIALFGDHLTEDQQMADALAELGALAKTPEANIIKLPNISASIPQLKAAIAELQGQGYALPDYPDHPSTDEEKDVRARYDKVKGSAVNPVLREGNSDRRAPASVKNYARQNPHSMGAWTPESKTNVAHMTTGDFRSNEQSVVIPADGTLRIQQVAADGTVTVLKDSIPVLAGEVVDGTVMRADALNEFLEAQVARAKEEGVLFSAHLKATMMKVSDPIIFGHVVRAFLPELFATYGEQLTAAGLSPNNGLASILGGLDKLPEDVREGVQQAIAKGMEDGPAIAMVDSDKGITNLHVPSDVIVDASMPAMIRSSGHMWGPDGKEADTLAVIPDSSYAGIYQVVLDDCRANGAFDPTTMGTVPNVGLMAQAAEEYGSHDKTFEIQTEGKVQVLDADGSVLIEHDVAPGDIWRACQTKDAAILDWVKLAVTRARASATPAVFWLDESRAHDANLISKVEAYLAEHDTDDVELQILTPVDATAFTLKRIREGADTISVTGNVLRDYLTDLFPILELGTSAKMLSVVPLMNGGGLFETGAGGSAPKHVQQLVKENHLRWDSLGEFLALAVSFEHLATSTGNARAQVLADTLDRATGTFLLENKSPSRRVGEIDNRGSHYFLARYWAEELAEQEQDAELAASFARVAEALTGNEETIVSELLAVQGSPADIGGYYHPDVTKVTQVMRPSAKLSEVLEILAK, via the coding sequence ATGGCCAAAATCATCTACACCCACACCGACGAAGCGCCGATGCTGGCCACCTATTCGTTCCTGCCGATCATCGAGGCGTTCGCGTCCACGGCGGGGGTCGAGGTGGAGGTCCGGGACATCTCGCTCTCGGGACGCATCATCGCCCTCTTCGGCGACCACCTCACCGAGGACCAGCAGATGGCCGACGCGTTGGCCGAGCTCGGCGCCCTGGCGAAGACGCCGGAAGCCAACATCATCAAGCTGCCGAACATCAGCGCGTCGATCCCGCAGCTCAAGGCGGCCATCGCCGAGCTCCAGGGCCAGGGCTACGCGCTGCCGGACTACCCGGACCACCCGTCCACGGACGAGGAGAAGGACGTCCGCGCGCGGTACGACAAGGTCAAGGGCAGCGCCGTGAACCCGGTGCTCCGCGAGGGGAACTCGGACCGCCGCGCACCGGCGTCGGTCAAGAACTACGCGCGGCAGAACCCGCACAGCATGGGCGCCTGGACGCCGGAGTCGAAGACGAACGTCGCCCACATGACGACCGGCGACTTCCGCTCGAACGAGCAGTCGGTCGTCATCCCGGCCGATGGCACCCTCCGCATCCAGCAGGTCGCGGCCGACGGGACCGTCACCGTGCTCAAGGACTCGATCCCCGTGCTCGCTGGTGAGGTCGTCGACGGCACCGTCATGCGCGCCGATGCGCTCAACGAGTTCCTCGAGGCCCAGGTGGCCCGGGCCAAGGAGGAGGGTGTGCTCTTCTCGGCCCACCTCAAGGCCACCATGATGAAGGTCTCCGACCCGATCATCTTCGGCCACGTGGTCCGCGCCTTCCTGCCCGAGCTCTTCGCGACGTACGGCGAACAGCTCACCGCTGCCGGCCTCAGCCCGAACAACGGCCTGGCGTCGATCCTCGGCGGCCTCGACAAGCTGCCGGAGGACGTCCGCGAGGGCGTCCAGCAGGCCATCGCCAAGGGCATGGAGGACGGCCCGGCGATCGCCATGGTGGACTCCGATAAGGGCATCACCAACCTGCACGTCCCGAGCGACGTGATCGTCGACGCGTCCATGCCCGCGATGATCCGCAGCTCCGGCCACATGTGGGGGCCGGACGGCAAGGAAGCCGACACGCTCGCCGTCATCCCCGACAGCAGCTACGCCGGCATCTACCAGGTGGTCCTGGATGACTGCCGGGCCAACGGCGCGTTCGACCCGACCACCATGGGCACCGTGCCCAACGTCGGCCTCATGGCGCAGGCCGCCGAGGAGTACGGCAGCCACGACAAGACCTTCGAGATCCAGACCGAGGGCAAGGTCCAGGTGCTCGACGCGGACGGCTCCGTGCTGATCGAGCACGACGTCGCCCCCGGTGACATCTGGCGTGCCTGCCAGACCAAGGATGCCGCGATCCTCGACTGGGTGAAGCTCGCCGTCACGCGTGCCCGCGCCTCGGCGACGCCCGCCGTGTTCTGGCTCGACGAGAGCCGCGCCCACGACGCCAACCTCATCTCCAAGGTCGAGGCGTACCTCGCCGAGCACGACACGGACGACGTCGAGCTGCAGATCCTGACGCCCGTCGACGCCACCGCCTTCACGCTCAAGCGGATCCGCGAGGGTGCCGACACCATCTCGGTGACCGGCAACGTGCTGCGTGACTACCTGACCGATCTGTTCCCGATCCTCGAGCTCGGCACGAGCGCCAAGATGCTCTCGGTGGTGCCCCTGATGAACGGCGGCGGACTCTTCGAGACCGGTGCCGGCGGATCCGCCCCGAAGCACGTGCAGCAGCTCGTGAAGGAGAACCACCTGCGCTGGGACAGCCTGGGCGAGTTCCTCGCCCTCGCGGTGAGCTTCGAGCACCTCGCGACGTCGACCGGCAACGCGCGTGCGCAGGTCCTCGCCGACACGCTGGACCGCGCCACCGGCACGTTCCTGCTCGAGAACAAGTCGCCCAGCCGCCGCGTCGGCGAGATCGACAACCGCGGGAGCCACTACTTCCTCGCCCGCTACTGGGCGGAGGAGCTGGCCGAGCAGGAACAGGACGCCGAGCTCGCCGCGAGCTTCGCGCGCGTCGCCGAAGCGCTGACAGGCAACGAGGAGACCATCGTCTCCGAGCTGCTCGCCGTGCAGGGTTCACCCGCGGACATCGGGGGCTACTACCACCCCGACGTCACGAAGGTCACCCAGGTGATGCGTCCCTCCGCGAAGCTGTCCGAGGTCCTCGAGATCCTGGCTAAGTAG